The nucleotide window GTTTCTGTCCTCCCCAGCTACTGGCACTTGTGATCGGCACGTTGCTGTCGTTAACGGTCTTCGGGGATGTGGAACTCCGCCGAATTGGCACGTTCACAGCTGAGTTCCCCACCTTTCAGGTCCCAACGTTCTCCACGGATCAGATTCGCCTGATGGTGGTGAACGGTGCGGTTCTGGGCATGCTCGGCTGCATTGATGCGTTGCTCACATCTGTTGTGGCTGACAGCCTCACCCGCACAGAGCATGACTCCAATAAAGAATTGATTGGTCAGGGTCTTGGCAATGTGATGTCGGGGCTGTTTGGCGGTCTTCCCGGTGCAGGGGCAACGATGGGAACTGTTGTGAATATTCAGGCCGGTGGACGATCCGCCCTTTCAGGAATCGTGCGTGCGCTGATTCTGATGCTGGTGATCCTGCTTGCGGCCCCATTGGCTTCTCGCATCCCCTTGGCCGTTCTCGCGGGCATCGCTCTCAAGGTCGGTTTCGACATCATCGACTGGAGCTTTCTCAAGCGGGCGCATCATCTCTCGATCAAGGCGGCCTGCATCACCTATGGCGTGATCGCACTCACTGTTTTGGTTGATTTGATCTGGGCCGTGTTCATCGGGGTGTTCGTTGCGAATGTCCTCACGATCGAGCGGATGACAGCGCTTCAGGCCAAAGGGGTGAAGACGATTACCACGACTGATGATGACGTTGAACTTCCTGAGCAGGAGCAGGCTTTGCTCGATCAGGCCTCAGGTCGACTTTTGCTCTTCCAGCTCACCGGCCCGATGATTTTTGGTGTAGCCAAGACGATCAGTCGCGAACACAACGCCATCGAAGATTGCGACGCTGTGTTGTTTGACCTGAGCGAAGTCTCTCACCTGGGTGTGACGGCATCGTTGGCGCTGGAGAATGCCATCAAGGAAGCCGTGGAAGTCGGCCGTTCTGTTTATCTGGTCGTGATTGCTGGATCAGCCACACGCACTCGTCTCGAGAAGCTGAAGCTTCTTGAACTTCTTCCCGAGCACCACGTGAGCGAAGATCGCGAAGAGATTCTTCGCCGAGCCGTCGGCGAGCTTCCCGTTCTTCAGGAGGTCTGACCATTGCAGGACAGTCCCAGCCGTCTGGTGCTTCGCCGTCCTGATGACTGGCATGTGCACCTTCGGGATGGAGCCATGCTCAGAGCCGTCGTTCCTGCGACAGCCAGGGTGTTTGCCAGGGCGATTGTGATGCCCAACCTGAAACCACCCGTGACCACGGTGGATCAGGCGCGCGCTTACCGGGAGCGAATTATGGAGGCAGTTCCAGCGGATACGAGGTTCGAGCCGCTGATGACGGCCTATCTCACTGATCACTTGGATCCTTCCGAGCTTGAGCGTGGTTTCACTGAGGGTGTGTTCACCGCAGCCAAGCTTTACCCCGCCAACGCCACAACCAATTCAGCCGCTGGCGTGAGTGATCTGTCCAAGATCAGTGAGGTTTTGGAGCGGATGGAGGCCATCGACATGCCCCTGCTCATTCACGGAGAGGTGACCGATTGTGATGTGGATGTTTTTGACCGGGAAGCCGCGTTCATCGAAACCCACCTGATCCCCCTTCGGAAGCGCTATCCAGCCCTGCGGATCGTGCTTGAACACATCACCACTCAACAGGCCGTCGATTTCATCAGCAATGCAAGCCTGGCGGGTGATTCCCGCATCGCGGCCACCATCACGCCTCACCATCTGCATCTCAACCGTAATGCGATGTTCATGGGTGGTCTGCGCAGCGACTTCTACTGCCTTCCGGTGGTGAAGAGGGAATGCCATCGACGCGCTCTAGTCAAGGCAGCCACCAGTGGTCTCCCCTGTTTCTTCCTTGGGACCGATTCAGCCCCGCATCCACGTTCAGGTAAGGAATCGGCTTGTGGATGTGCCGGCATCTTCAACGCGATGCATGCTCTCGAGAGCTACGCCACCGTTTTCGAACAGGAGGGGGCCCTGGATCGTCTCGAGGGCTTTGCCAGTGAGCATGGGCCCCGGTTCTACGGTCTTTCTCCGAACGCTGAAACCCTCACGCTCGTGAAACAGGAACAGATCGTTCCCATGCGCCTCGAATCGACGCCGTCGATCCAGCTTGGGGACGCGGGACTCGAAGCCGGTGAATGGCCGGTTCTGTTTCATGCCGGCGAAACGCTGACCTGGTCGGTGCACGTCGATGGGCAAGCGGAGACCAACTGAATAGGGTTCGTTCATGCGTACACCTCATTGCAGGGGCGATTCGCAGATCCAGACTCCCGATGCAGAACAGTATTGGCATCTCTGGACGGACGATGAGGGCATCAGTCGACATCAGCTCTGCACGATCAGTGAGTTCAAGCTCGGCCGGCTCGGGCCTCGGAACTCACCACAGTTTTCCCGGGATCTGCGGAGCTGGTGGCAAAATCAATTGATGGCTTGCACCGTTTCCTGAACGGTAGGAAGAGCTTCCGTTGACGTCAGGAGATGCGTGAGGATGCGCAGCGTTTTGGAAGGTTTAGCCCTGCCAGCGATTCAGTTGAGTGATCATCTTGGCGACAATGGCACTCCAACCTGTCTGATGACTGGCTCCAACGCCCACTCCACTGCAGCCGTGGAAGTATTCATTGAACAGGAGGAGATCACGCCAGAGAGGATCATTCTGGAACTGTTCAACAGAACCGTTGAACGCACGTCGACCGTTGGCATCGCGGCGGAAAATGCCAATCAGGCGTTTCTCCAGCTCCAATGAAATCTGCCAAAGGTTCAGTTCTCGTCCGGATCCCGTAGGAAATTCCATTCTGAAATCGTCGCCGAAGAAATGGCTGAATTTTTGAAGTGCCTCGATCAGCAGGTAGTTGATCGGCATCCAGATGGGTCCACGCCAATTGGAGTTGCCCCCGAACATGGCGACTGGACTGTCCGCTGGGCTGTAGCTGATTGTTGCGTAGTCGTCTCCCTGCTGGTAGGAGTAGGGATTGTCTTTATACACCTTCGAGAGACTTCGAATGCCGTAAGGAGAAAGGAACTCTTGTTCGTCGAACACTCTGGTGAGAATGCGCCGCAGTCTCTCTGGAGGAACGATCGAAAACAGAACCCTGTCCCGGTTCCAGGTGCCGAGATGCGAAATCGCATCGAATGGGGCTCCGCGCTCTTTCCCCAGTTCATTGATGTAGTTGCGTACATCCAGGGCTGGAATCGAATTCACGGTTTCGGCATCGAAGGTGGCGATTGCAAGCAGAGGGATCAGACCGCTGAGGGATCGGGTCCTTAAGTAGTCGGAGCTCCCGTCCGGTCGTTTCAAGACGTCGTAATAGAACCCATCCTGTTCATCCCAGTTCACGAATCCTCGCCCTGAAGGACTGTTCAGGGCATAGGTCAGCCTGCTGAAATCACTGACAAATCGTTCACAAAGCCCTTTGTACTCCGCTCGATCATCAGAGAGCAGAACACAGGCCTCCAGCATGTTCAGACTGAGCATGCCCATCCACGCTGTCCCATCGGATTGTTCGATCCGACTTCCGTCTTTCAGGGGGTAGCGACGATCGAAGATGGCGATGTTGTCGAGACCCAGAAAGCCCCCTTCAAACAGGCTGTCACCATTGCGATCCGTGCGGTTGGCCCACCAGCCGTATTCGAGCAGGAGTTCCCGCAGACTCGCTCTGAGGAAGGGGAAATCCTTCTGACCATTGCTGCGCTTCGAGATCTGAAAAATGCGCAGGGTGGCCCAGGCTCCGATCGGTGGATTGGCATCCGACAAGGCCCACTCGTAAGCGGGTGACTGACCGTTGTTGGCTGTCACGCTGGCCTGACGCAGCATGCGGGCCTGACGTTTCGCTTCTCCGGGATCGATCTCGGCGAAGGCCACAGCGTGAACCATCAGGTCCCACTGGCAGAAATAGGGATATTCCCAACAGTCGGGCATCGAGATGATGTTGCGAGTGCGCAGGGTGCTCCAGTAAGCGTTCTCGGTATGCCATCGCTGTTCCGGTGGTCTTGGCCCGTTGGTGTCACCACGTAACCAACGGGCCACGTACCAGTTGTAAAACTTGCGGTACCAGAACAATCCGGCAGCAGCAGCGGCATGGATTGCGCGGTCGTCTTGAGACAGACCTGGAGCGATCCAACTCAGATAATCCTCCCAGTCCTGGCGTCGCTGACTGAGGATTGATTCAACTTGGGCGGACTCCATCGGGTCGGGATCTTTCGTTCCGTGATGGTCATGCCGGCAGAGGCGAAGATTGACCTGCCAGACCTCACCTGGCTCCAGATGTCGTTGGAGGTGGAATGCCGCTTTTGTTCCTTCTCCAATCGGGTTCACGGCGTCTGTTTGCCCTTCGATCAGATACCGGTGAAAGGCATCTTTCACGAAGGGCTGGCGCAGCGGTTGGTTGTAAAGGCGCTCGGTGTTGGTTGCGTTCTCCGTGAACAGCCAAGTGCCTTGATCGCTGCAATTGAGGTTGTAAGACGACAACCCTTGCAATGCATCGCTCACCACTGCTCCGTCTGCAAGACGAATGCGCGGACGTGCGCTGTCTTCATCGCCCCAGTCCCAAGTGTTGCGGAACCAGAGACTGGGAAGCAGATGAAGCTCCGCGGCTTCTGATCCCTGGTTGGTCACCGTGAGACGGATCAATAGATCCTCTGGCGACACCTTCGCGTATTCGACGTTCAGATCGAAGAAGCGGTTTCCAGAGAAAATTCCGGTGTCGACCAACTCGAATTCAGTCTCATCCCGGCTGCGGCGTTGGTTCTCTTCGCGCAGCTGTTCGTAGGGAAAGCGTTCCTGCGGATAGCGGTACAGCGCCTTGGCATAGCTGCATGTGGGTGTACCCGCCAGGTGGTACATCGTGTCTTTCAGGTCTTCACCGTGATTGCCTTCGGGGTTGCCCAGGCCGAACAGGCGTTCCTTGAGCACTGGATCTTTCCCGTTCCAAAGCACGGGAGCGAAGCAGAGCAGACCGTTGGCATCGCTCAGACCGAGCAAACCATCTTCACCCCAGCGGTAGGCCCGCAAGTGGCTGTCATCAAAGGGAAAGGAGTTCCAGGCGTTCCCGTCGTCGGAATAATCCTCTCGGACAGTTCCCCACTGGCGATCACTGAGATAAGTCCCCCAGAGATCCCAGGGCTTCAAGTTCTCATCCCGCTCCCTGGCTCGAACCAGCTCCATCGGCTCTTCGCCGAGTTGGGTGGTGGACATTACGGAGGTTGCCATGCAGTTGGCTTATCCCTTTTCCCAGAACGTATAGAGGGACTTAGAGACTGCCCATGCAATTGCGGTCTGCTCGAAGGCGAGGGATGGGGGCGGGGGGACTTGAACCCCCACAGGCTTTTCAGCCCAAACGATTTTAAGTCGTGTGCGTCTACCGATTCCGCCACGCCCCCTGGAAACCCACCGGCTCCGTAGCGGCATCCTAGATTCCCTGAGGACATGGAATCATCAGTGACGATCGAGACGCTTCTGAATGCCATCCCCCAGGACACCCTTCTGGTGATCGGTGCCTATGGAGTCCTCGGAGCTGCCTATCTGGTGGTTGTTCCTCTGTTTCTTTATTTCTGGATGAACCGTCGTTGGACGGTGATGGGAAAGCTGGAGCGCCTAGGGATCTACGGCCTGGTGTTTCTTTTCTTCCCAGGCTTGATCCTGTTTGCACCGTTCCTCAATCTGCGACTGAGCGGACAGGGAGACGTTTGATTTGACGCGGGCAGGAGTTCTGACACTGGGTGCCGCCCTGTTTGTGGTCGGCGGGCTGGGATATGGAGCTTTCCAAGCATTGGGGCTTGAGGGATTTTCAGCCGGCATTGCAGCTGAATCCCTTTTGGTTCTTGTTGTTGTTGGTTGGACAAGCAGTTACCTCTTCCGCGTGATCACCGGACGGATGACCTACATGCAGCAAAGGCGCACTTACAGGGCTGAGTACGACGCTCTGACGGATCAGCAGTTGCAAGCTCGTTTCGATGCCATGACTCCAGAAGAACAGCAAGCATTACTGGCCTCAGTCACCAGCGACACGCCTCCTCAATCCCAGGACAAGGATTCAATCGAACCCTAGGCTCGCATCCGTCACGTTGTCAGATTCTGCAATGCAGCCCTCGTCACGAATCGCTGAGGTCTTTGCAAACACCACCCGTGAGCATCGCCTCGCATTGATGCCTTTCATCGTGGCTGGGGATCCGAATCTGGAAACGACGGCTGAGATCCTTCTCAGCTTGCAGTCCAATGGTGCTGATGTGGTGGAACTGGGACTTCCCTACAGCGACCCTTTGGCTGATGGACCTGTGATTCAAGCTGCTGCCTACCGCGCACTGTCTCAGAACACCACGGCATCCAAAGTGCTCAGCATGCTGCGTGGGTTAAAAGATCGTCTGACGATGCCAGTGGTGCTGTTTACCTACAGCAATCCCCTTCTGAATCGTGGTGCTGAACAATTCTTTGCGGAGGCCGCAGACGCAGGCGTCTCAGGACTTGTGGTGCCTGATCTTCCCCTCGAGGAAGCAGAACGTTTGTCTCCCCTTGCTGCTCAACAAGGCCTGGATCTGGTTCTGCTTGTGGCACCGACCACTCCAGAAGATCGCAGGCGCAGAATTGCCACATCGAGCCGAGGATTCACCTATCTCGTCAGTGTCACAGGCGTGACGGGTGAACGTGCATCGCTTCAGGAACGTGTGGCGGAGTTGGTGCTTTCTCTCAAAGAATGCGATGCAGGTCCTGTTGCGGTTGGGTTTGGAATCTCAGGGGCTGATCAGGTTCGTCAGGTGCGTGAGTGGGGCGCTGACGGAGCCATCATCGGCAGTGCCCTCGTCAAAAGAATCGCCGCTGCACAACCTGGTTGTGCAGCGGCGAATGCTGGTGAGTTTTGCCGAGAACTTAGACAGGCTGCGGGCTGAAGATCACTCTTCGTCTTCGTCAGTGCCACCCACGGGAACGAGACGAATTTGCTTGCGACCAAGCTTGATCTCGAATTCATCGCCAGGCTTGAGATCGAGCATGGCCGTATAGGCTTTACCGATCAAGAGATTGCCATTGCCTTGAACAGTGGCGACATAGGAAAGTTTGCGGCCTCCCTTGCCGATTCCTCCAACTCCGGCGGTACCAAGATTGACACCCTTGGCTTCGAGTAGTGCTTCGTAGAAGGCTGTGAAGTTGAGGCGCTCTCCACCGTCCTTTTTGTTGGACACATAACCGCAGGCGCGGACGAGATCAGACTTGCTGACATCACCCAGCTCCTTCACTTTGTTCAGTAGGTCAGCGCCTGTAAGCATGGTTGTTGAAAACATCTACTCACTGAACATAGCGCTTGATGTGCAGCATGTGCCATCCTTTGCCTCAGTTTTGTACCAACAGGGCAAGCAACCTATGGCTCGATTCGTTCTCTGGGGGCTGTACTGCGAAGATGCACTTGAGAAAAGAGTGCCGTTTCGTGATGAGCATCTAGCTCGTCTTCAACGTCTTAAGGACGACGGCACCTTGATCACTCTGGGGCCTACCGAGGGAAGCACTCATGTTTTCGGAGTGTTTGAATCGGAGAGTGAATCGTCGGTACGCGCACTGCTCGAAGCGGATGTCTATTGGCGGGAGGGTATCTGGACGCGCCTTGATATCTATTCCTGGATCCAAGCGTTCTGAGCTTGAAGCCAGACCCAATCGCCCACAACGTTGTCATTGCCCTCGCCGAGGACATGGCCATAACCACTCATTTGGCCGATTCCCTCTCGGGCAATGGCTGCGATCGCTTCTGGATTGTCCAAGCCTCGTTTGGATAGATCCTTCAATTTCAGTGAACGGCCGCGGCGGATGATGTTTCCACCGTTGGGGTGACACCCGGCGCAATGAAGATCAAACAGTTGCTCCCCGTCCGGTGCCAGGGCGTCCACGCTCTGAACCGGAACGATGGCAAGGATGAGGGCGATCAACAGCGCAGCAAAAACCAACAGTGATCGCATCACCAAGACTCCGTTCTGATTGATCAGTCTGCCTTTGGGGCTGTTTCATTTGTCTGATTGGAGCGCTGGTAGCGCAGCACGAGATCCTCAGGGGAGCGATAGCTCTGTGGAAGTGACCGATGCAGTCTTTGGAGATAGTCCCAGCAGATGGTTCGCTGAATGGCCGGCATTGATCGTCCTTCTGAGACAAGGCGACGCAGAGCCTGGCAGTAGCTCGAAAACCCTGCTTCCAGATCACCGATGGTCAGAGTGCGGCTCGAGGCTGTCATGAGTGAATCTGTCAGGCTCCCCTGACTTTCGTGGTGCCCCCTGCTTGCCGTCTGTTGCCAGGATCACGAGATCGCTCCAGTTCGGATGGCAGAAGAGGATCTCCAGCAATTTCTGCAGAAGGTCAAAGCGTTGAATGCACTCGTTGAGTGTCTTGAACATGACCCGACACGTTGGAGGCAGTTTGCCGCTTGCTCAGATCACAACGCCGTTGTGTCTCTTGCGGCTTCATGGGGATTTGAGATTGGACGTCGCTGGGGAGAACGTTCCGTTGACGCTCGCTCTGCATCGACGAACACCTCGCAGCTTCTAGCTGATGTGGATTGTTCGCCTGGTGAGGAGCAGGAAGATGTTCTCTGTTCTGGCGTTGGGTGGAGGCTGGTGAAGATCTGCTCGAATGCCGCCAGCAGTCCTCCAGGCTTCTGGTATCAGCAGAAAGAAAATGAATGGTTGACCCTTCTCAGGGGAAGCGCCCTGCTCAGGTTGGGTGATCCTGACCAGTGGGTTGATCTCAGTGTTGGTGATCAGCTGTTGTTGCCGGCTGGTCGTCGGCATCGGGTCGAGAGGACTGATCCTTATCCAGGTACGACCTGGTTGGCTCTGTACTGGAGTGGTGATGACGGGAGGATCCATGCGCCGGTTGGATCGAACGCTTGACCAGCCAGTAAGCACCAGCCAGGGCGATTGATGAAATTCCCAGCCCGATGAGGAGCTGGGGCTTGTTCTCCGATCCAGCCGGCAAAACGATCACTTTGCGCGCTACGGCGGTCAAGGCGGTGACCAGAACCAGTTCGATTTGAACAACGTGACGACGCAGGTAGCTGGTGATGTTCTGAAGGACCTCGAGCGCAATCAGGACAGTCAGAAGATCTCCGAGAATGCGGATCAGTCCATCACCAAGCCAATAAGCGTCCTGATCGGTGGTGATCAGGGCCATGGTGACTTTGACCGTGAGCTGAATCAGGGCAGCAACAATC belongs to Synechococcus sp. WH 7805 and includes:
- a CDS encoding SulP family inorganic anion transporter, with protein sequence FCPPQLLALVIGTLLSLTVFGDVELRRIGTFTAEFPTFQVPTFSTDQIRLMVVNGAVLGMLGCIDALLTSVVADSLTRTEHDSNKELIGQGLGNVMSGLFGGLPGAGATMGTVVNIQAGGRSALSGIVRALILMLVILLAAPLASRIPLAVLAGIALKVGFDIIDWSFLKRAHHLSIKAACITYGVIALTVLVDLIWAVFIGVFVANVLTIERMTALQAKGVKTITTTDDDVELPEQEQALLDQASGRLLLFQLTGPMIFGVAKTISREHNAIEDCDAVLFDLSEVSHLGVTASLALENAIKEAVEVGRSVYLVVIAGSATRTRLEKLKLLELLPEHHVSEDREEILRRAVGELPVLQEV
- the pyrC gene encoding dihydroorotase → MQDSPSRLVLRRPDDWHVHLRDGAMLRAVVPATARVFARAIVMPNLKPPVTTVDQARAYRERIMEAVPADTRFEPLMTAYLTDHLDPSELERGFTEGVFTAAKLYPANATTNSAAGVSDLSKISEVLERMEAIDMPLLIHGEVTDCDVDVFDREAAFIETHLIPLRKRYPALRIVLEHITTQQAVDFISNASLAGDSRIAATITPHHLHLNRNAMFMGGLRSDFYCLPVVKRECHRRALVKAATSGLPCFFLGTDSAPHPRSGKESACGCAGIFNAMHALESYATVFEQEGALDRLEGFASEHGPRFYGLSPNAETLTLVKQEQIVPMRLESTPSIQLGDAGLEAGEWPVLFHAGETLTWSVHVDGQAETN
- a CDS encoding glucosidase encodes the protein MATSVMSTTQLGEEPMELVRARERDENLKPWDLWGTYLSDRQWGTVREDYSDDGNAWNSFPFDDSHLRAYRWGEDGLLGLSDANGLLCFAPVLWNGKDPVLKERLFGLGNPEGNHGEDLKDTMYHLAGTPTCSYAKALYRYPQERFPYEQLREENQRRSRDETEFELVDTGIFSGNRFFDLNVEYAKVSPEDLLIRLTVTNQGSEAAELHLLPSLWFRNTWDWGDEDSARPRIRLADGAVVSDALQGLSSYNLNCSDQGTWLFTENATNTERLYNQPLRQPFVKDAFHRYLIEGQTDAVNPIGEGTKAAFHLQRHLEPGEVWQVNLRLCRHDHHGTKDPDPMESAQVESILSQRRQDWEDYLSWIAPGLSQDDRAIHAAAAAGLFWYRKFYNWYVARWLRGDTNGPRPPEQRWHTENAYWSTLRTRNIISMPDCWEYPYFCQWDLMVHAVAFAEIDPGEAKRQARMLRQASVTANNGQSPAYEWALSDANPPIGAWATLRIFQISKRSNGQKDFPFLRASLRELLLEYGWWANRTDRNGDSLFEGGFLGLDNIAIFDRRYPLKDGSRIEQSDGTAWMGMLSLNMLEACVLLSDDRAEYKGLCERFVSDFSRLTYALNSPSGRGFVNWDEQDGFYYDVLKRPDGSSDYLRTRSLSGLIPLLAIATFDAETVNSIPALDVRNYINELGKERGAPFDAISHLGTWNRDRVLFSIVPPERLRRILTRVFDEQEFLSPYGIRSLSKVYKDNPYSYQQGDDYATISYSPADSPVAMFGGNSNWRGPIWMPINYLLIEALQKFSHFFGDDFRMEFPTGSGRELNLWQISLELEKRLIGIFRRDANGRRAFNGSVEQFQNDPLWRDLLLFNEYFHGCSGVGVGASHQTGWSAIVAKMITQLNRWQG
- a CDS encoding NAD(P)H-quinone oxidoreductase subunit L, which translates into the protein MESSVTIETLLNAIPQDTLLVIGAYGVLGAAYLVVVPLFLYFWMNRRWTVMGKLERLGIYGLVFLFFPGLILFAPFLNLRLSGQGDV
- a CDS encoding DUF3007 family protein, which encodes MTRAGVLTLGAALFVVGGLGYGAFQALGLEGFSAGIAAESLLVLVVVGWTSSYLFRVITGRMTYMQQRRTYRAEYDALTDQQLQARFDAMTPEEQQALLASVTSDTPPQSQDKDSIEP
- the trpA gene encoding tryptophan synthase subunit alpha → MQPSSRIAEVFANTTREHRLALMPFIVAGDPNLETTAEILLSLQSNGADVVELGLPYSDPLADGPVIQAAAYRALSQNTTASKVLSMLRGLKDRLTMPVVLFTYSNPLLNRGAEQFFAEAADAGVSGLVVPDLPLEEAERLSPLAAQQGLDLVLLVAPTTPEDRRRRIATSSRGFTYLVSVTGVTGERASLQERVAELVLSLKECDAGPVAVGFGISGADQVRQVREWGADGAIIGSALVKRIAAAQPGCAAANAGEFCRELRQAAG
- a CDS encoding AbrB family transcriptional regulator; this translates as MLTGADLLNKVKELGDVSKSDLVRACGYVSNKKDGGERLNFTAFYEALLEAKGVNLGTAGVGGIGKGGRKLSYVATVQGNGNLLIGKAYTAMLDLKPGDEFEIKLGRKQIRLVPVGGTDEDEE
- a CDS encoding YciI family protein, encoding MARFVLWGLYCEDALEKRVPFRDEHLARLQRLKDDGTLITLGPTEGSTHVFGVFESESESSVRALLEADVYWREGIWTRLDIYSWIQAF
- a CDS encoding c-type cytochrome; translation: MRSLLVFAALLIALILAIVPVQSVDALAPDGEQLFDLHCAGCHPNGGNIIRRGRSLKLKDLSKRGLDNPEAIAAIAREGIGQMSGYGHVLGEGNDNVVGDWVWLQAQNAWIQE
- a CDS encoding DUF3136 domain-containing protein, giving the protein MTASSRTLTIGDLEAGFSSYCQALRRLVSEGRSMPAIQRTICWDYLQRLHRSLPQSYRSPEDLVLRYQRSNQTNETAPKAD
- a CDS encoding phosphate-starvation-inducible PsiE family protein; this encodes MSELRRSRRSFLQWVDQGEKQVAILLTVITAVVIVAALIQLTVKVTMALITTDQDAYWLGDGLIRILGDLLTVLIALEVLQNITSYLRRHVVQIELVLVTALTAVARKVIVLPAGSENKPQLLIGLGISSIALAGAYWLVKRSIQPAHGSSRHHHSSTEPTRSYLDKDQSSRPDADDQPATTADHQH